In Fusarium oxysporum Fo47 chromosome XII, complete sequence, one DNA window encodes the following:
- a CDS encoding heterokaryon incompatibility protein-domain-containing protein: MYSDIKYSQLEDPDHWIRLIKLEPAPSEPTSDPDRPDLLVCNIEEYVRGDSQPYTALSYVWESPSSPKRLVSIDGTTIDISSTVENALRRLRFRKKPRWLWVDQLCINQADEVEKSRQVHQMHHIYREADQVIAWLGNGDESSDLICRLMRDTGRALRSNDLEALRKLYSGNKEEGSIDIEAAKTAFHDYCQRRYWQRLWIMQEFAVGRRIAIACGGWIVKYDLIDQTLEAPSIVQRRARKKSVDGLEMLIRNLNYVYSTPLNSYVYSLFTRRWHYVYTPDGESPWGQPLLQVVAVSLTLEVDYNVVHATDPRDRIFALLNLTGDRDHFNLFPDYSMTVEEVYRETACKILEKGTIDVLMYCQRPRKLASLPSWVPDWSMDVLHPNAQPAWDTPFKASGTYTAVPKFPQFDIATFEGIYVDKVKDIGATWDPNWLKPINQAAANQWLKSIRRFCDSSPRIRVGEERLDAARIGILDGTTYFTTVPYQGWGSQCAEEVEKIQRPDTLGREEAGEASSAEGSFYASALMRMHTRRAFMTSTGFVGVGPLDMQPGDEVCILLGGKVPYLLRPQSDETYTLVGEAYVHGVMHGELFKGGARNLRSFTVK, from the coding sequence ATGTATTCGGATATCAAATACAGTCAACTTGAAGATCCTGACCATTGGATCAGACTCATCAAACTAGAGCCTGCTCCGTCGGAACCTACTTCTGATCCCGATCGACCAGATCTCCTCGTGTGCAATATTGAGGAATATGTTCGCGGCGACTCTCAGCCATATACAGCTTTATCTTATGTCTGGGAATCTCCAAGCAGCCCCAAAAGGCTGGTTAGCATTGATGGGACGACAATAGACATTAGCTCAACCGTCGAGAATGCCCTTCGACGTCTACGGTTTCGCAAAAAGCCTCGATGGCTTTGGGTCGATCAGCTGTGTATCAACCAAGCTGACGAAGTCGAAAAGAGCCGCCAGGTTCATCAAATGCACCATATCTACAGGGAAGCAGATCAGGTGATCGCATGGTTGGGTAATGGTGATGAGAGCAGCGATCTCATATGCCGCTTGATGCGCGACACAGGCCGAGCCCTGCGCTCTAACGACCTTGAGGCTTTGCGTAAGCTTTACTCTGGCAACAAGGAGGAAGGTTCCATTGATATAGAAGCTGCTAAAACGGCGTTCCATGATTACTGTCAACGACGCTATTGGCAACGTCTTTGGATCATGCAGGAGTTTGCCGTTGGTCGGCGTATTGCCATTGCCTGTGGTGGCTGGATTGTGAAGTACGATCTCATAGATCAGACGCTGGAAGCCCCGAGTATTGTTCAACGTCGCGCGCGAAAGAAGTCCGTCGATGGGCTTGAGATGCTGATTCGGAATCTGAATTATGTCTACTCCACTCCCCTCAACAGCTATGTTTATAGCCTGTTCACCAGACGATGGCACTATGTCTATACTCCCGATGGAGAGAGTCCATGGGGCCAACCCCTTCTACAGGTCGTCGCAGTATCGCTCACTCTGGAAGTCGACTACAACGTTGTACACGCGACCGATCCGCGGGATCGCATCTTTGCATTACTAAACCTAACTGGAGACAGGGATCATTTTAACTTGTTCCCAGACTACTCTATGACAGTTGAAGAAGTGTACAGAGAAACAGCCTGTAAAATTCTAGAAAAAGGCACTATTGATGTTCTCATGTACTGCCAAAGGCCTAGAAAACTTGCCTCTCTGCCCAGTTGGGTACCCGACTGGAGCATGGATGTTCTGCATCCGAACGCCCAGCCAGCCTGGGATACTCCTTTCAAGGCGTCAGGAACATATACCGCTGTACCAAAATTTCCCCAATTCGACATAGCGACGTTTGAAGGCATTTACGTGGATAAAGTGAAAGACATCGGCGCAACTTGGGACCCAAACTGGTTAAAACCCATTAACCAGGCTGCAGCCAACCAATGGCTCAAAAGCATCAGAAGATTTTGCGATAGCTCACCAAGAATCAGGGTTGGGGAAGAGCGCTTAGATGCTGCGCGCATCGGGATACTCGATGGTACTACTTACTTCACTACGGTGCCATATCAGGGTTGGGGATCTCAGTGTGcagaagaagtcgagaaaATTCAGCGTCCTGACACACTTGGAAGAGAGGAAGCCGGAGAGGCTTCGTCTGCAGAAGGCTCTTTCTATGCTTCCGCTCTTATGCGGATGCACACGAGACGTGCCTTTATGACTTCCACGGGCTTTGTTGGGGTAGGTCCACTGGATATGCAGCCAGGAGATGAAGTCTGTATCCTGCTTGGAGGGAAGGTACCCTACCTATTGCGACCTCAGAGCGATGAGACATATACACTTGTGGGAGAGGCGTACGTGCACGGAGTCATGCACGGAGAACTCTTCAAAGGCGGTGCTAGAAACCTACGAAGCTTTACTGTAAAGTAG
- a CDS encoding major facilitator superfamily domain-containing protein, which produces MTTDTTATPPSEQEKPTAVDVENVASTTLSNVGGGASVDAERNALLAALPDPDEGKSEEERREIDRKLVWKVDLWLIPWLSLLYLLSFLDRTNIGNARLAGMEDDLDMGPGDYNVALTIFFVSYALFEPITNGLLKRLTPRIFFTGIIIAWGAVMTLMGVCHNYPGLLAARFFLGVAEAGLYPGVNYYLGCWYKSSEIGARAAIFFSAAALAGSFGGLLAAAIAKMDGIGGRPGWAWIFILEGLATVAVGAFCWWMVFDWPDTARFLSPEDRVRVQRRLILDRQGRTAEDFDKRHIWAAMKDWKTYGYMVIYMGSLMPLYAFSLFLPTILRSMGHVGTKAQLLSVPPYACAAAATVFVGFLADRTKWRGYCNIATVCVGIIGFTMLIASADPHVQYGAVFLGAMGIYPTVSNTVSWVNNNIEGSLKRAIVLGMVVGWGNLNGVVSSNIYRETQRPRYFAGHGTVLAYQILFLLGGSIFMHFALRLENRRRARGSLDAKYAAMTDEQKWISGDVRPDFRYTL; this is translated from the exons ATGACTACTGATACCACGGCGACACCGCCGAGTGAGCAAGAGAAGCCTACAGCTGTTGATGTCGAGAATGTCGCGTCGACGACGCTGTCCAATGTCGGGGGCGGGGCTTCTGTCGATGCTGAGCGAAATGCACTCTTAGCTGCCCTTCCTGACCCTGATGAGGGCAAGAGTGAAGAGGAACGACGCGAGATT GACAGGAAGTTGGTCTGGAAGGTCGACCTCTGGCTTATCCCCTGGCTATCGCTGCTCTACCTCCTCTCGTTCCTGGATCGAACCAATATTGGCAATGCTCGTCTCGCAGGCATGGAAGACGACTTGGATATGGGGCCAGGAGATTACAATGTCGCTctcaccatcttcttcgtcagTTATGCCCTCTTCGAGCCAATTACCAATGGTCTCCTCAAGCGCTTGACACCCCGCATCTTCTTCACGGGCATCATCATCGCGTGGGGTGCCGTCATGACTCTCATGGGTGTCTGTCACAACTACCCAGGTCTACTGGCAGCtcgcttcttcctcggtgtCGCGGAGGCTGGCCTTTATCCTGGTGTCAACTATTATCTCGGTTGCTGGTACAAGTCATCTGAGATTGGTGCACGCGCCGCCATTTTcttctctgctgctgctctggCAGGCTCTTTCGGTGGTCTCCTCGCTGCAGCTATCGCTAAGATGGACGGCATTGGCGGTAGACCTGGCTGGGCGTGGATCTTCATCCTTGAAGGTCTCGCAACTGTCGCTGTCGGTGCCTTCTGTTGGTGGATGGTCTTTGACTGGCCCGACACCGCTCGGTTCCTCTCCCCAGAAGACCGTGTCCGTGTTCAACGCCGCCTCATCCTCGATCGTCAAGGAAGGACCGCCGAAGACTTCGACAAGCGTCATATCTGGGCTGCCATGAAGGACTGGAAGACATATGGCTACATGGTTATCTATATGGGCTCGCTGATGCCCCTGTACgccttctctctcttcctgcCAACCATTCTCCGAAGTATGGGACATGTAGGCACCAAGGCGCAACTCCTATCGGTTCCTCCATATGCTTGCGCTGCAGCCGCTACTGTCTTCGTCGGATTCCTAGCAGACCGAACCAAATGGCGTGGCTATTGTAATATTGCCACTGTCTGTGTCGGTATCATTGGATTCACCATGCTGATCGCTTCGGCTGACCCGCACGTCCAATACGGCGCTGTGTTCCTCGGTGCAATGG GTATCTATCCCACCGTCTCAAACACCGTGTCATGggtcaacaacaacatcgagGGTTCATTGAAGCGTGCCATTGTTCTCGGTATGGTCGTCGGCTGGGGTAACCTCAATGGTGTCGTCTCGTCCAACATCTACCGTGAGACCCAAAGGCCTCGCTACTTCGCCGGCCACGGCACGGTCCTGGCCTACCAGATCCTATTTCTTCTAGGAGGTTCCATCTTTATGCACTTTGCACTTAGATTGGAGAATCGACGTCGTGCTAGAGGATCATTGGATGCCAAGTATGCTGCCATGACAGACGAGCAGAAGTGGATCAGCGGTGATGTGCGTCCTGACTTTAGGTACACTCTCTAG
- a CDS encoding Alpha/beta hydrolase fold-1, with protein MATPTVVIIPGSFAPSKHYRVFTESLERHGIDSRVIDTPSVGKRGNLRPATMSDDVDEITNVVSKLLDEGKEVVLMTHSYGGIPGTQSLSKLSRKAREAEGKQGGIDKIIYLASVVLQPGVSNLDAFGSALPDFLDLKDDYMTLDPKGHATYTFSDLPFDEAFELAKQMPEHSTPSFREPLTYPGYNDVEVHYIVCEQDQIIPPQFQRGMIEAVKTSSGREVTAHSFDSGHVPTVSQPDNVSKVVKEIIGA; from the exons ATGGCAACCCCAACTGTCGTTATCATCCCTGGATCGTTTGCACCATCAAAACACTATCGTGTGTTCACAGAGAGCCTCGAGCGACATGGCATCGACTCGCGCGTGATCGATACTCCATCGGTTGGCAAGCGGGGTAATCTTCGGCCTGCAACAATGAGCGACGACGTCGACGAGATCACCAATGTTGTTtcaaagcttcttgacgagggAAAGGAGGTCGTTCTTATGACCCATTCCTATGGAGGCATCCCTGGAACCCAGAGTCTCAGCAAGCTTTCGCGAAAGGCTCGCGAGGCTGAGGGAAAGCAAGGAGGAATCGACAAGATTATCTATCTTGCATCAGTCGTGTTGCAACCTGGTGTTTCCAACTTGGATGCATTTGGATCAGCCCTGCCTGACTTTCTCGATCTCAAG GATGATTACATGACTCTTGATCCCAAGGGTCACGCGACTTATACCTTCTCTGACTTACCTTTCGACGAAGCTTTTGAGCTGGCAAAGCAGATGCCAGAacactcaacaccaagcttccGGGAACCACTGACGTATCCTGGATATAATGATGTCGAAGTGCATTATATCGTGTGCGAACAGGACCAGATTATCCCGCCCCAGTTCCAGCGTGGCATgattgaagctgtcaagaCTTCAAGTGGAAGGGAGGTTACAGCGCACAGTTTCGACAGCGGACATGTGCCCACGGTTAGCCAGCCTGACAATGTTTCTAAGGTTGTGAAGGAGATAATTGGAGCTTGA